One stretch of Novosphingobium pentaromativorans US6-1 DNA includes these proteins:
- the lipB gene encoding lipoyl(octanoyl) transferase LipB produces MTIPDTLPGDIELRVSREPVPYRAALEEMQVRNAAIAAGEARELVWLLEHPPVYTAGTSAASAELLDPRFEVVEAGRGGRYTYHGPGQRVGYILLDLKKRARDARGFVHAVEGWVIDTLRDFGIEGFRSEGRIGIWTQDIDGREAKIGAIGVRIRKWVTMHGFAVNIRPDLSHFTGIVPCGIEEFGVTSLARLGHDVDFDTWDKALIARADSFLAALERPCPPADGKPETHE; encoded by the coding sequence ATGACGATCCCAGACACGCTTCCCGGTGATATCGAACTGCGGGTGAGCCGCGAGCCGGTGCCCTATCGCGCCGCGCTGGAGGAAATGCAGGTGCGCAATGCCGCTATCGCTGCGGGCGAGGCGCGCGAGCTGGTCTGGCTGCTGGAACATCCGCCGGTCTATACCGCAGGAACCAGCGCGGCCTCCGCCGAACTGCTCGACCCGCGCTTCGAGGTGGTCGAGGCCGGGCGCGGCGGGCGCTATACCTATCACGGCCCGGGCCAGCGCGTCGGCTATATCCTGCTGGACCTGAAGAAGCGCGCCCGCGACGCCCGCGGTTTCGTCCATGCCGTGGAAGGCTGGGTGATCGATACCCTGCGGGACTTCGGGATAGAGGGTTTCCGCAGCGAGGGCCGTATCGGGATCTGGACTCAGGACATCGACGGGCGCGAGGCGAAGATCGGCGCAATCGGCGTGCGCATCCGCAAATGGGTAACGATGCACGGATTTGCCGTGAACATCCGCCCCGACTTGTCGCATTTCACCGGCATCGTGCCTTGCGGTATCGAGGAATTCGGCGTTACCAGCCTTGCGCGGCTTGGTCATGACGTCGATTTCGACACATGGGACAAGGCGCTGATCGCAAGGGCCGATTCGTTCCTTGCCGCGCTTGAACGTCCCTGCCCGCCCGCCGACGGCAAACCGGAGACCCATGAATGA
- a CDS encoding HpcH/HpaI aldolase/citrate lyase family protein has translation MKYRSWLVVPGSSEKRLGLAMGTGADVVVVDLADTVPDAARREARAMACEWLSVHRRNLLEHRQMGRWVRINALDSGLSRDDLLAVMPGAPDGIILPGATGPEAVRQLASEIYELEQANGIAANSVRIMPVAGDSPRGLFGMAQYLDTPHQRLFGLTWSAAGLGVAMGCSLLHGAEGERSDAARLVRAQTLLTAHASRTVAVDAPFERFEDDRGLARAAQQARADGFAGMFAIHPGQVATINAAFTPNGEELAQAREILALFSANPDQASLPHQGRMIDRTHLAIARQVIDAAGEGDNAAEGQRLSALLRPA, from the coding sequence ATGAAGTACAGGTCCTGGCTGGTCGTCCCGGGCAGCAGCGAGAAACGGCTGGGCCTTGCCATGGGCACCGGGGCGGATGTGGTCGTTGTCGATCTTGCCGATACCGTGCCCGATGCGGCAAGGCGCGAGGCGCGCGCCATGGCGTGCGAGTGGCTCTCGGTACACCGCCGTAATCTGCTCGAACACCGGCAGATGGGACGCTGGGTGCGCATCAACGCGCTCGATTCGGGGTTATCGCGCGACGACCTTCTGGCGGTCATGCCCGGCGCGCCGGATGGCATCATCCTTCCCGGAGCGACCGGCCCGGAAGCGGTCCGCCAACTTGCCAGCGAAATCTACGAGCTGGAGCAGGCAAACGGCATCGCCGCCAACTCGGTGCGGATCATGCCCGTCGCCGGCGACAGTCCGCGCGGCCTGTTCGGCATGGCGCAATATCTCGATACGCCGCACCAGCGCCTGTTCGGCCTGACGTGGAGCGCCGCGGGCCTCGGTGTCGCCATGGGCTGCAGTCTCCTGCACGGCGCCGAAGGCGAGCGGAGCGATGCGGCGCGCCTGGTGCGGGCGCAGACGCTTCTTACTGCCCATGCCAGCAGAACCGTCGCCGTGGATGCGCCTTTCGAGCGTTTCGAGGACGATCGCGGGCTTGCAAGAGCTGCGCAGCAAGCGCGCGCCGATGGATTTGCCGGGATGTTCGCGATCCACCCGGGACAGGTGGCGACGATCAATGCCGCATTCACCCCGAACGGGGAGGAACTGGCACAGGCCCGCGAGATCCTCGCCCTCTTTTCGGCAAACCCGGATCAGGCTTCACTGCCGCATCAGGGCCGCATGATCGACCGCACGCACCTGGCCATCGCGCGGCAAGTGATCGATGCGGCCGGCGAAGGTGATAATGCTGCCGAGGGGCAGCGCCTCTCGGCCCTGCTGCGTCCGGCTTAG
- a CDS encoding GNAT family N-acetyltransferase yields the protein MANAQLVITPVSGKAEIKAFVDVAYRLNAQDQNWVPNLRMEELEKFTPGKNPFFDHARCQLFLARREGRIVGRISAHIDELALTLPLEQGMGPGTGNWGAIEAEDEDVARALIETAENWLRQEGMTRVLAPMNLSVWEEPGLQVRGFDHPPMVMMAHHNAAYRPWIEGAGYALAKTLYTYDLDVTRQFPPLVQRIVASGEKNAKIRVREVDLKRFDEEAAIICDILNDAWSDNWGFVPFTDREIAHTGKKLKPLVHPSLIRIAEYEGEPVAFMMTLPDLNQVQKRINGKKGKPSLLGWLKLALWLRKPKRADMRVPLMGVRKKLQSSRLASQLAFMMIEYIRRSATQMFDSQRGEIGWILEDNQGMVAIADAIDSKVNREYAIYEKAL from the coding sequence GTGGCGAACGCCCAACTAGTCATCACACCCGTTTCCGGCAAGGCCGAGATCAAGGCCTTCGTCGACGTTGCCTATCGTCTCAATGCGCAAGATCAAAATTGGGTGCCCAATCTGCGCATGGAAGAGCTCGAGAAGTTCACGCCCGGCAAGAATCCTTTCTTCGACCATGCCCGTTGCCAGTTGTTCCTGGCACGGCGCGAGGGCCGTATCGTCGGGCGCATATCGGCGCACATCGATGAACTGGCGCTGACCCTGCCGCTTGAGCAGGGCATGGGACCGGGCACGGGCAACTGGGGCGCGATCGAGGCCGAGGACGAGGACGTCGCCCGCGCCCTTATCGAAACTGCCGAGAACTGGCTGCGTCAAGAGGGCATGACCCGCGTGCTGGCGCCGATGAACCTGTCCGTATGGGAAGAGCCCGGCCTGCAGGTTCGCGGCTTCGATCACCCGCCGATGGTGATGATGGCGCACCACAATGCCGCTTATCGGCCGTGGATCGAGGGCGCGGGCTACGCGCTGGCGAAGACGCTCTACACCTACGATCTGGATGTGACCAGGCAGTTCCCGCCGCTGGTCCAGCGCATCGTCGCCTCGGGCGAAAAGAATGCCAAGATCCGCGTGCGCGAAGTCGATCTCAAGCGTTTCGACGAAGAAGCCGCGATCATCTGCGACATCCTCAACGATGCGTGGTCGGACAACTGGGGCTTCGTGCCCTTCACCGACCGGGAAATCGCCCATACCGGCAAGAAGCTGAAGCCGCTGGTCCATCCCAGCCTGATCCGCATTGCCGAGTACGAAGGCGAGCCGGTGGCCTTCATGATGACGCTGCCGGATCTCAACCAGGTGCAGAAGCGGATCAACGGCAAGAAGGGCAAGCCGTCCCTGCTCGGCTGGCTCAAGCTGGCCCTGTGGCTGCGCAAGCCCAAGCGGGCCGACATGCGCGTGCCGCTGATGGGCGTGCGCAAGAAGCTGCAGTCCTCGCGCCTTGCCAGCCAGCTCGCTTTCATGATGATCGAGTACATCCGGCGTTCCGCGACCCAGATGTTCGATTCGCAGCGAGGCGAGATCGGCTGGATCCTCGAGGACAACCAGGGGATGGTCGCGATCGCCGATGCCATCGACAGCAAGGTGAACCGGGAATACGCGATCTACGAAAAGGCGCTGTGA
- a CDS encoding fatty acid desaturase family protein translates to MIAQDVIDAPAAAPAQQQSGIIKKSAIPDDKEMLRAAVELTRDISAALPRIYWPDMLASAALGYAALAGAILIANPWLATLSGILAALALYRALLFIHELTHIHKDALPGFRFGWNLLVGIPLLTPSLMYEGVHTLHHARTRYGTVDDPEYLPLALMKPWSLPVFALTAILLPFALLLRSAVLVPLGAVIPPLRRLVWARFSALAINPEFRRRPPQGDFRRMVFWQELGCSAWAIALLASTLVLGWRPLLIALCVVSLTAFLNQVRTLVAHLWENDGDAMTVTAQYLDSVNVPPPAVLAPLWAPVGLRYHALHHLLPSMPYHSLGEAHRRLSEHLGLDTTYTKASYPGLMPLMSRLVGSTMRPR, encoded by the coding sequence ATGATTGCCCAGGACGTGATCGACGCCCCCGCTGCCGCTCCGGCGCAGCAGCAGAGCGGGATTATCAAGAAGTCGGCGATTCCCGACGACAAGGAGATGCTGCGCGCGGCCGTAGAGCTGACCCGCGACATTTCCGCCGCGCTCCCGCGCATCTACTGGCCGGACATGCTGGCCTCGGCCGCGCTGGGCTACGCCGCGCTGGCGGGCGCCATCCTGATCGCCAATCCCTGGCTGGCAACGCTCAGCGGCATCCTCGCCGCTCTCGCGCTCTACCGCGCGCTGCTGTTCATCCATGAGCTGACCCATATCCACAAGGACGCCCTGCCCGGCTTCCGCTTCGGCTGGAATCTTCTCGTCGGCATTCCGCTGCTTACGCCCTCGCTGATGTATGAAGGCGTGCACACGCTGCACCATGCGCGCACGCGCTATGGGACGGTGGACGATCCGGAATACCTGCCGCTGGCCCTGATGAAGCCCTGGAGCCTGCCGGTCTTCGCCCTCACCGCGATCCTGCTGCCTTTCGCCCTGCTGCTGCGCTCGGCCGTGCTGGTGCCACTCGGCGCGGTTATCCCGCCCCTGCGCCGCCTCGTCTGGGCACGCTTCTCGGCCTTGGCGATCAATCCCGAATTCCGCCGCCGGCCGCCCCAAGGCGATTTCAGGCGCATGGTCTTCTGGCAGGAGCTGGGCTGCTCGGCCTGGGCGATCGCCCTGCTCGCCAGCACGCTGGTGCTGGGCTGGCGCCCGCTGCTGATCGCTCTGTGCGTCGTATCGCTGACCGCCTTCCTCAACCAGGTCCGCACCCTCGTGGCGCACCTGTGGGAGAACGACGGTGATGCGATGACCGTGACCGCGCAGTATCTCGATTCAGTGAACGTGCCGCCGCCGGCAGTGCTGGCACCGCTCTGGGCCCCGGTGGGCCTGCGCTATCACGCCTTGCACCACCTGCTTCCCAGCATGCCCTATCACTCGCTGGGCGAAGCGCACCGCCGCCTGAGCGAACATCTGGGCCTCGATACGACCTACACCAAGGCGAGCTATCCCGGCCTGATGCCACTGATGTCACGGCTCGTCGGCAGCACGATGCGGCCTCGGTAG
- the lptG gene encoding LPS export ABC transporter permease LptG, protein MQLEFFPSRSLTLYLARLFITRIVAVLLMLVLVLQVLDLLGESGDILAYSGNGEAQLFYYVSLRIPQLIARFLPYSVLLATIITLATLNQNSEVISMKAAGLSAHQILAPLMLTALAVSVLSFGFNERVVTRASATLDAWQAVDYGPIPRKAGAKSNLYLADGRDLLLAQSLEGTGNGMVLHGVTFYRRDANGMIVEQLRAPDAAYLNPGWKLDKPVRFDVAGTKTTTLATATVAPGITPEKITMSKVDADSQDIVELASSILALRDAGRRTSELEAAWWHKISGPFSSTLMPLLGAVAAFGLARSGQLLIRAVIGMALGFAYFVFDNAALAMGNFGGYPPLIAAWAPFLLFALIGETVLIRTEE, encoded by the coding sequence ATGCAGCTTGAATTCTTTCCCTCGCGCTCGCTGACGCTCTACCTCGCGCGGCTCTTCATCACCCGCATCGTCGCGGTGCTGCTCATGCTTGTGCTGGTGCTGCAGGTGCTCGACCTGCTCGGTGAGAGCGGCGATATCCTGGCCTATTCGGGCAATGGCGAGGCGCAGCTGTTCTACTACGTCAGCTTGCGCATCCCCCAGCTGATCGCGCGGTTCCTGCCTTATTCGGTGCTGCTGGCGACGATCATCACCCTGGCGACGCTGAACCAGAACAGTGAAGTCATCTCGATGAAGGCGGCGGGCCTGTCCGCGCACCAGATCCTGGCGCCGCTGATGCTGACGGCGCTCGCCGTATCGGTGCTCAGCTTCGGCTTCAACGAACGTGTCGTAACCCGTGCCAGCGCCACGCTCGATGCCTGGCAGGCCGTGGATTATGGCCCGATCCCCAGGAAGGCCGGGGCAAAGAGCAACCTGTACCTTGCCGACGGGCGCGATCTCCTGCTGGCGCAGTCGCTGGAGGGGACCGGCAATGGCATGGTCCTGCACGGGGTCACGTTTTACCGGCGCGATGCCAACGGCATGATCGTCGAGCAGCTGCGCGCGCCGGATGCGGCCTACCTCAATCCGGGCTGGAAGCTGGACAAGCCGGTGCGCTTCGACGTTGCCGGCACGAAGACGACGACGCTTGCCACCGCCACCGTCGCACCGGGCATTACGCCTGAAAAAATCACGATGTCGAAGGTGGATGCGGATTCGCAGGACATTGTCGAACTGGCTTCGTCGATCCTGGCTCTGCGCGATGCCGGGCGCCGGACGAGCGAGCTGGAGGCTGCGTGGTGGCACAAGATCTCCGGCCCGTTCTCTTCAACGCTGATGCCCTTGCTGGGCGCAGTCGCGGCATTCGGCCTGGCCCGCTCAGGCCAGCTTCTCATCCGCGCCGTGATCGGCATGGCGCTGGGCTTTGCCTACTTCGTGTTCGACAACGCCGCGCTCGCGATGGGCAACTTCGGCGGCTACCCGCCGCTGATCGCGGCATGGGCGCCGTTCCTGCTCTTTGCGCTGATCGGTGAAACGGTCCTCATCCGGACCGAGGAATAG
- the lptF gene encoding LPS export ABC transporter permease LptF gives MKFFSAIDRYIFRLVLMPMLGIFLLAASLLVLDKMLRLFDFVATQGGPVGVVFKMLANLLPEYASLAIPLGLMLGILLAFRKLATSSELDVMRAVGLSYTRLLRVPYLITIVLAGLNLAIVGYLQPLSRYYYEQLNYELKSGALGASIKVGEFTALKDRIALRIDESRDDGRRLIGIFARVANEKGQVLSISAREGQFLALQGAPDTVILRLEQGQIIQDMPGSSPRVLSFTRHDLPIDLPQIEKFRKRGGEDREYLLPELMKLGWSDERPRQERVASQANFNYRLVEVIMMLLLPLLAVALAIPPKRSSSSLGLFVSIVMVVAYHKVNQYAADVAALGRINPIIGLWGPFLVLAMLILLMYYRVAYVPGGQAIGWLEKGAETVSKRLKSLLRRKRRGPLLPAPADPS, from the coding sequence TACATCTTCCGCCTGGTGCTGATGCCCATGCTCGGCATCTTCCTGCTGGCGGCTTCCTTGCTCGTGCTCGACAAGATGCTGCGCCTGTTCGACTTCGTCGCAACGCAGGGCGGTCCCGTGGGCGTCGTGTTCAAGATGCTCGCCAACCTGCTGCCGGAATATGCCAGCCTGGCGATACCGCTGGGCCTGATGCTCGGCATCCTGCTCGCCTTTCGCAAGCTCGCCACGTCCAGCGAACTGGACGTCATGCGTGCCGTGGGGCTGAGCTATACGCGGCTCCTGCGCGTGCCGTACCTGATCACGATCGTCCTGGCCGGCCTCAACCTGGCCATCGTCGGCTACCTGCAGCCGCTCTCGCGCTATTATTACGAGCAGCTCAACTACGAGCTGAAGTCCGGTGCACTGGGCGCCTCGATCAAGGTGGGCGAATTCACCGCGCTCAAGGACCGCATTGCGCTTCGCATCGACGAGAGCCGCGACGATGGGCGCCGTCTCATCGGTATCTTCGCGCGCGTCGCCAACGAGAAGGGGCAGGTGCTCTCGATCTCCGCGCGCGAGGGCCAGTTCCTTGCGCTGCAGGGCGCGCCCGACACGGTCATCCTGCGGCTCGAGCAGGGCCAGATCATCCAGGATATGCCGGGCAGCAGCCCGCGCGTCCTCAGCTTCACCCGCCACGACCTGCCGATCGACCTGCCGCAGATCGAGAAGTTCCGCAAACGCGGCGGCGAGGACCGTGAGTATCTCCTGCCTGAACTGATGAAGCTGGGCTGGAGCGACGAGAGGCCCAGGCAGGAGCGCGTGGCGAGCCAGGCGAACTTCAACTACCGCCTGGTCGAAGTGATCATGATGCTGCTGCTTCCGCTGCTCGCGGTGGCGCTTGCAATCCCGCCCAAGCGATCGAGCTCTTCGCTCGGCCTGTTCGTCTCTATCGTCATGGTCGTGGCCTATCACAAGGTGAACCAGTACGCGGCGGACGTCGCCGCGCTGGGGCGGATCAATCCGATCATCGGCCTGTGGGGGCCGTTCCTGGTGCTCGCGATGCTGATTCTCCTGATGTACTACCGCGTCGCCTATGTACCGGGCGGACAGGCGATCGGCTGGCTCGAAAAAGGCGCCGAGACCGTCAGCAAGCGCCTGAAGTCGCTGCTGCGCCGCAAGCGTCGCGGCCCGCTCCTCCCGGCCCCAGCGGATCCGTCCTGA